The Microterricola viridarii nucleotide sequence GTCGCGGCCCGCGGCGACGGCAGTCGCCCCGTGCACGATCGCCTCGCGCGCCTTCTCGCTGGAGCCCGGCGCGATCTGCGACACACGACGGTCCTCGAGGATGTCGCGGAACTTGGCGACGGCCTCGCGCGGGTCGCCGTCATAGGCGATCTCGCCGGCGTTCAGGAGGATGGCACGGTCGCAGAGCTCTTCCACCTGGCTCAGCGAGTGCGTGACGAGCACGATCGTGCGCCCCTCCTCCTGGAAGGAGCGGATCTTGTCGAGGCACTTGCGCTGGAAGGCCTCATCGCCGACGGCGAGCACCTCGTCGACGAGGAGCAGGTCGGGGTCGGTGTGCACGGCGACAGCGAAGGCGAGACGCACGTACATGCCGGAGGAGTAGAACTTGACCTGGGTGTCGATGAAGTCGCCGATGCCGGAGAAATCGAGGATGCTGGCGAATCGCTCCTCGGTCACCGCGCGGCTGAGCCCCATGATGGAGGCGTTCAGGTACACGTTCTCGCGCCCGGTGAGGTCGGGGTGGAATCCGGCACCGAGCTCGAGCAGCGCGGCGATGCGGCCGCGCCGCTCCACGCTTCCGCCGGAGGGGTCGATGATGCCGCCGATGACCTTGAGCAGGGTGGACTTGCCCGAACCGTTATGCCCGATCAGGGCGACGGTGTGGCCGGCCTGGATGGAGGTGGTCACCCCGCGGAGCGCCCAGAAGTCCTCGCGGTGGCGGCGGCCGTTGCGGCCGAGCGTGACGAGGCGTTCCTTGAGGGAGTTGTCCTTGCGCAGCACGAAACGCTTCGAGACGTCGTTGATGCGCACAACGTCGGGGGCTCTGCCGGATTCGGGGCGAGCGGTGTCTTGGAGCTGCGTCATTCTCTCTTCGATCCTTAGAGTGCCTGGGCGAAGTTGCCCTGCAGCTTGCTGAAAACGCGCTGCGCGATGGCCAGGAGAACCAGGCCGACGACGAACGCGATGCCGAGGCGGGGCAGCAGGTCGACGGGGTACTCGGCCACGCCGCTGCCGGCCGTCCAGAAGGCCTTCTGGAATCCGAGCACAGCCAGGGTGATCGGGTTGTTGGTGTAGATGTCGAGGAGAAGGCCATCACCGACGGCGTTCTTCACCATGGACCAGGAGTACACGATCGGGGATGCCCACAGCAGAAGCAGCAGCATGACCTCGACGAGGTACTGGATGTCGCGCAGGTAGACGTTGACGGCCGCGAAGAACAGCCCGAGTGCCATGCCGAACACCAGAAGCACCATCAGGGCCGGGATGGCGTAGAAGACATCGGCGTGGATGGGGAACGCGCCTGCGATCAGCGTCGCGACCAGGAGGATCCCGAGCTGAATCAAGAAGTTGAACAGCGCAGAGCCCACGCTGGCCAACGGGAAGACCTCGCGCGGCAGATAGATCTTCTTGATCAGACCGGCATTGCCGACGATCGATGACGTCCCGCCGCCGATGGTCTCGCTGAGCAGCCCGTAAGCGGTCAACCCGGTGAAGACATAGATCGCGAAATCGGGGATGCCGCCTGCCCGCGCCGCGGACAGGAACTGGCCGATGACGATGTAGTAGATCAGCAGCTGGGTCAACGGCCGGACCAAGGTCCAGACGAAGCCGAGTGCGCTGTCCTTGTAACGCGACTTGAGGTCGCGCCGTACAAGCAGCGAGAGCATCTCTCGTTGCTGGAAAATCTCGCGAATCGAGTGCAGGGCACTGCGGCTCTGCGCTGATCCAACCGTCACCAGCTTCTGCTGTGCGAGGCTGTCGAAGCGGTCTTGCGCGCTCATCTGGTGTGTTCTCGATCCATTCGGGGAAAGCTCCCGCAATTATAGTGAGCCAAATTGCGAGCCCTGCCCAGCCAGATGCGTTACCGTGCGCGGGATGCCGCGTGGCCGCTCGGCTGGAACAGTTCCGGCCAGCGAGCGGCGAGCAGGCGCCTGTTGTTGGCGTCCGCGGCGAAGCGGCCGGGGCTGAAGAGCTGGAAATGGCGCACTCGTGAGTTCGGCACCACGCGGAAGTCGGCGTGGCCGGCCGTGGCGAGGCGGAGCGAGAAGTCGGCGTCGTCGTAGCCATTGCTGAAGATCGGGTCGAAGCCGTGCACGGCGGCGAAATCGGCGGAGCGCAGCAGCATCGCAACGCCGGAGACGCCATCGATCTCGGTGACCTCGCTCGGGACCGTGAGGAGATCGTGGGGGATCGGTTCGCCCCGTTCGAAGCGGAGCCCGGCGCTCTGCACCGAGCCGTCGTCGTTGAGCACCAGCGGCTGCACCGCGGTGACGGGGCGGCCGTCGGCACCCGCCTCGTTCAGCGCGCTGAGCAGGGGGGCGAGCCAATCCTCGCCGACCTCGGTATCGCAGTTGAGGAAGAGCGTGTACTCGCCGGTTCCCAGGGCGAAGCCGAGGTTCGACCCCAGCGCAAAGTTGGTGTTGCGCTCCAGCGGGAGCAAGCGCACCTGATTGGCTCCGAGCAGTCCGGCCGCCAAGATCTCGGACGGTGAACGCGGGGACCCGTTGTCGACGACGACGATCTCGATGTCGATGTTGCCGGAGTGCGCCAGAACGCTGCGCACAGCGGGCAGAGTGTGGCGCCAGTCCGCATAGCTCGGGATGACGATTGACACGCGGCCGGGCACCCGCGCCGGCACCGCTGCTTCGATCTTGGCCCAGTCCAGCAGATACTTGCTCAGCACGACCTGCTCCCAGCCGGGCGCCTCCACGGTGCTGATGCGACCGGTCCCCGTGCTCTCGCTGTAGATCACGCCGATAAACGGAAGCAGTTCGACGGGTCCCAGCGCGAACAGGCGGATTGCGAGGTCGTAGTCGACCCAGCGGCGCAGGGACTCGTCGAACCCGCCGATCTCGGCGATCGCCTCGCTGCGCACGACCAGGGTGTTCAGGTCCACGAAATTGCCGCCGTAGAGGAGGTCGTCGCGGGAACCGTGGATCGCGAGAAAGCGGTTCTCGCCGGACTCCTTCTTCATCTCGACGGCGGCATAGACCGCCACGGCGTTGCCCGTCTCCAGGGCGGCGACGCTGTGCTCGAGGAGCTCGGGGACCCAGACGTTGTCGGAGTCGAGGAAGGCGATGTAGCGCCCTTCGGCTGCAGCGATCCCGCTGTTGCGGGCCGCGCAGACCCCGGCCGCCGGCCCGCGCACGAGGTGTACTCGTGGATCGCGCTCGGAGTAGCGCTGCACGACGTCCGGTGTGCTGTCAGTGGACCCGTCGTCGACGACGATGAGCTCCCAGTCGGGGTAGCTCTGGGCGAGCACGGACTCGATCGCCGCGGAGATGACGGTGGCGCGGTCGCGCACGGGCATGACGACGGACACCAGCGCAGAGCCGGCCGCGCGGGGCGGCAACTCCGGGAGCGGCCCACTGTGCCATTCGGTGCTGAACCGCTCGCGGTTGAGCTCGGTGCGACGCCAATAGCGGGCGCTCGTCTTCAGCGCCTCCGCCCTGGCCTCGCCCCACGTCGGCGTTCCGGCGCAGAAGTCGTGCACGGGCAGCACCGTGTCCGGGGTCGCGTGCGCGACGAACTGCTCCAGGGCGTCGCGCAGGCTGATCAGCCGCGCCCCACCGCGCCGAAGCGGCTTCTGCACGTAGACCCTGGCGTCGAAGAGGGGCGAGGTGGTGTTGAGCGGCTCGTTGTGGAAGAACATGTGGCAGAAGCGCGGGGCTTCGTGCAGAAGGCCGGTGTGGAATCCGTACCATTCCTCGTTGTAGAGCGGAGTGGGGGAGTACCCGGCCGCCGCACCGTGGCGGAGGAAGTGCTCGGCGGCATCCTTCTTCGTCTGGAACGCCTCGTTGGACTGCGCCTCGTAGTACTCCAGGTCGAACAGGGGAGAGCGGGCGAGCGCCGCAGTCCGCTCTCGGTGATCCCAACGGGTCATTCTCGGTTCCAGCGAGGGGACGCCGCCGAGTGCGCTTCGAACACGCCGCTTTGCGGCGCGAAGCAGTCTCCCCATTGAGGCTCCTCTCCTGGACATGTCCCCACGACCGTACGGTACCTTGCTGCGAGGCGCAAAGGCGCGCCATCCACTGTGCCTTGTTCGGGTGTGGCACTTCTGGGGGTGATCGTGCCCGTGAGACACTGGCACGGACATGGATATCGACACCGCCTCGCACCAGAGCCCACCGACACCCCCGCTCCGGTCCGGCGCCGCCGCCCGTTTCACCCGCTGGCTGCCGCCGGTGTTGATCATCCTGGCCAGTCTCCTCGTCGGCATCGTGCACGTTCCGCAGCACAACGCGATCTCGCCGATCGACGAGTACGTCTACATCGACTACTACGCCAAGGTGCTGGACCAGGGCGTCGTGCGGCAGGGCGAAGAGGTCGGCCATTATGCCAGGCAGGAGCTCGGATGCCGCGGCCTGCGGATCCTCGCGCCGGCCCCAGACGACCGCTGCTCGCCCGCGATCGCCGACGACGACGCGCGGTTCCCGATGGGCGGCATCACCTCCGCCGACATCTACACGCCGCTCTACTTCGGCGTCACCCGAGTCGTGGCTCAGCCGCTGCTCTGGCTGGGCGTCACCGACTCGCTGACCCAGGCCGGCCGCTTCGCGGGCGTCTTCTGGCTGGCCGCAGCCGGGCTCCTCCTCTTCTCCGCATTGCGCCGGCTCAAGATCGGCCCCTGGGCCGGCACCGGGATCACCCTGCTCCTGGTCGGCTCGATGCCGGCCTACTGGTTCAACACCTACATCAGCACCGACGCACCGACCATGTTCGCCGGGGCGCTCCTGGCGTTGCTGACCGTCCGATACCTGCAGGGTGCCGGATCCGGCTGGTGGCTGGTGTTGGCGGCGCCGGTCATCACGCTGCTGAAATTCCAGAACGTGGCCGTGATCGGCGCGGTCGCCCTCACGCTCTTGTTCGCGGCCTTCTCGGCATCCGCCGGCCCGTTCTGGACGCGTCTGCGCGGGACCATCCTGCACCGCCACACCCGCTTCGCGGCGCTCGCGGTGGTGGCCGCCGTGCTCGCCCAGGGCGCGTGGACCGTGGTGCGCGCGCTGATCTCGCTCGGCCCATCGCCCGACCAGGGCACGGCGAACGACTACAGCCTGCACGCGCTGCTCAACCTCATGTTCAAGTACCTGCCGGGCTCCGGCACAGGTGTCGATGCCACCTCGACGGGGGCGATGATCGTCACCAACCTGGCCGTGTGGATCGCCGTGGCGGGTGTGCTCGGCCTCGTGGTGACGGCCAAGCCCGGCACCCTCAAGGCGTCATTCGCCTACGGGACCCTGCTCATGGCGCTTCTGATCGGCCCGCTGCTCGCGACCGCCGTGCGCATCTCCACCGGGTACTACTTCTCGCTGCCCGAGCGCTACGGGCTCTCACTGTTCCCGCTGTTCCTGATCGCCGCCGCGGTGTTCGTGCAGCAGACCGAGCGGCGCGCTCCGGTCGCCGTGCTGGGGGCGCTCGGCGTCGTGAGCTACGCGGCGATGCTCACCGTTCCGAGCTAGCCGCGCGGGTCAGCCGCGGCCGAGGCGGCTGAGGCGGTTGGACGCCCAACGGATCGGTCGGGTGACCCGCCACGACGAGCTCGCCTCGAGACCGGCGATTCGTGTGGCGAGATCCTTCCGCTCCCGCTGCCGCGGGGAGACCACGCCGGCGACGATGTCCGGGGCGCGTCGCGGGTTCAGGCAGAAGGCGATCAGCGGCTCGAGGACCGTCGACCAGCGCAGGCGCTGCGCGTAGCGCTGCACGTTCTCGCGCACGACGGCCCTGCGCTCGTCGTCGTAGAGCAGCTCCTCCAGCGCGCCGCGCAGCGCCTCGATGTCCTCGGGCGGCACGACGCGGCCGAGGTCGTTGTCGCGGATGATGCTGGCAAAGGTGTCGCCGTCGGTGCTGACGATCGGCAGTGAGGCCCAGAGGTAGTCGAGGATCCTGGTGCGGAAGCTGAAGGCCGTCTCCAGGTGGTCGAAGTGGGTGCTGACGCCGAGGTCCGCATCGAGCAGGTAGTTCGCGCGCTCGTCGTAGGGCACCCAGCCGTCGTTGAAGAAGACGACCCGGTCGAGAAGCCCGAGCGACTCGGCCAGCTCCCTGGTCCGCAGCGAGACCTCCATCTCCGGCACGTTGGGGTTCGGGTGCTTCACACCGAGGAAGAACAGGCGAAGGTCTGGGTGCGTCTTGGAGAGCGCGTGCACCGCGTGGATCAGGGTGATCGGGTCAAACCAGTTGTAGATCCCGCCGCCCCAGATGATGACGGTGTCGCTCTCGGAGATGCCGGGGACGGTGCCCTTGATGCCGTGCCGCACCTGGACCGGGGCGGTGTCCTCGATGCCGAACGGCGCGACTCCGAGGAGCGAGCGCAGGCTGGCGTCCTGATCGTAGGTGTACGGGTTGATGCGGCAGAGGGCCGCCAGCTGGCCGAGCCAGAAGTCGCGCTGCTTCTCCGAGGCGCAGAGCATGTAGTCCGAGCGCTCGATCTGCGCGTTGAGCACCTCGGCGGTCTGCAGCGAGACGTGCAGCCTGTCGGCCTCCGGAAGCGCTTTGACCTGCTCCAAGACCTCCAGGTGCATGGGGTCGTAGATGTCCGCGACGAGGATGTACCGCTCATCGCTGAGCCACGGGAAGCTGGCCAGAACATGGCCCTGGAACACGATGACGTCGCTCCAGTCCGCGTGGGCGCGGAGCTCGTCGGACGACGCGAAGAAGACCGGGAAGTCTGGGTGCTGGAGCTCGGACTGCAGCGTCGAGACGAGGCGCACATCGGCGACGGCCGAGAGAGCTTTGGCCATCTCGAAGGCTCGGATGGCGGGCCCCGCCATCTGGACACCGAGGGAGTCGGGCGTGATGACCAGGACCTTGTTCAGTGCCGCCGTCTTCTGGGGCGTGTCGGTCTCGAGCGGCATGGGGAATCCTCCGGTGGGGCGGCCGCGTCACGTGACCGGACCGGCTGATGGTCGGTCGTTGACGCAAGAAGGGACAGTACCATGTGAGCCTTCGGGGAGGCTGTTGAGCGCTCTCGCAGCGCGCGCTTGTTAGTATCGAGCTTGCCGTTTCCTATCGAAAGGCCTGCATGCCTCCGCGTCAACCGGGACTCGTGTCCGTCGTTCTCGTCAATTTCCGTGGCACCGACGACACACTCGAAGCCATCAAACACCTCGGGTTGCTGGATTGGCCAGCCGATCGCCTCGAGATCGTCGTCGTCGAAAACGCCTCCGGCGACGACAGCGCCGCCCGGATCCGCGCCGGGGCGCCGCACGTGAAGCTCGTCGAGTCCAAGTCCAACCTCGGATTCGCGGGTGGCTGCAACCTCGGCGTGAAGGCGTCGACGGGCGAGTACATCGCCCTGCTGAACAACGATGCCAAGCCGGACGCCGGCTGGGTGCGCGCCGCGGTCGACCGATTCGCCGAGAGCCCCTCGGTCGGCGCCGTCGCGAGCCGCGTGCTGGACTGGGACGGCAAGCTCGTCGACTACATCGGTTCGGCGATGACGTGGTTCGGCCAGGGCTACAAGCCCCTCACGGCCCAGCCCGTGCCGAACCAGCCCGACCGTGTGCACGACGTGCTCTTCGGCACCGGCTCCGCCATGTTCGTGCGCCGCGACGTCTACGACGCGCTCGGCGGATTCGACGAGCGCTACTTCATGTTCTTCGAGGACGTCGACCTCGGCTGGCGGCTGAACCTCGCCGGCTACCGCTTCGTCTACGAGCCGGCCTCGCTGGCCTACCACAAGCACCACGCCTCGATGTCGGCATTCGGCTCCTTCAAGGAGAGCTACCTGCTCGAGCGAAACGCGCTGTTCACGCAGTACAAGAACCTCGGCGATGAGGCGCTGGCCGAGGCCCTGCCGGCCACGCTGGCGCTCGGCATCCGCCGGGCCGTCGCCCGCGGCGAGCTGGACTCCACCGCCTTCGACCTGCGCAAGGGCGCCGACGACGGCCCCACGATGGAGGTCTCCAAGCAGACCATCGCCGGGGTGTTCGCCATCGACCAGTTCGTCGAGCAGCTGCCGTCGCTGCAGAAGTCCCGTGCCGAGATCCAGGCCTCGCGCGTGGTCAGCGACAACCGGCTGTGGACGCTGTTCGGCGACACCGACGCGCCCTCCTTCCAGAACGACCACTACCTCGAGGGCTACGACAACCTGGTCAACGCCTTCGCCGTGACCCAGCCGCCCCAGGTCAACCGGGTGCTCATCATCACCGGCGACCCGCTCGGCGCCAAGATGGCCGGCCCCGCGATCCGCGCCTGGAACATGGCCGAGGCGCTCGCCAAGGACAACCTGGTCACCCTCGTCACCCTCGCCGGGGCCGAGGACCTGTCCGCGCCGTTCGCGATTGCACACGTGCGCCCCGGCGACGACCGGGCGATGAAGAAGCTCGAGCGCGAGTCCGACGTCATCGTCTTCCAGGGCCTGGCCATGGCGCTGTTCGAGTCGCTCCGCAAGAGCGACAAGATCATCGTCGCCGACATCTACGACCCGATGCACCTCGAGCAGCTCGAGCAGGGTCGTGAGCAGGGTGCCGTGCAGTGGGAGAAGCAGGTCGGCGACGCCACGGAGGTGCTCAACGAGCAGCTGCTGCGCGGCGACTTCTTCCTCTGTGCCTCCGAGCGCCAGCGGCACTTCTACCTCGGCCAGCTGGCGGCCCTCGGCCGGATCAACCCGGCCAACTACGCCGACGACCCCGACCTGACCAAGCTGATCAGCGTCGTGCCGTTCGGCCTGAACCCCGAGTTCCCTGCGCAGACCAAGCCCGTGCTGAAGGGCGTGCTGCCCGGCATCGGCGCCGACGACAAGCTGCTGCTCTGGAGCGGCGGCCTGTACAACTGGTTCGACCCGAAGACGCTGATCCGCGCCGTCGCCCGCCTGAGCGAGACCCACGACAACGTGCGCCTGTTCTTCCAGGGCACCAAGCACCCGCACCCCGGTGTGCCAGAGATGGGCATCGTCGCGGAGTCGCGCGCGCTGGCCAAGGAGCTCGGCGTGCTGGACTCTGCCGTGTTCTTCAACGACTCCTGGGTGGACTACGCCGAACGGCACAACTACTTGGGCGAGGCGGATGCCGGCGTCAGCACGCACTACGACCACGTCGAGACCACGTTCTCGTTCCGCACCCGCATCCTCGACTACCTCTGGGCTTCACTGCCGATGGTGGTGACGGAGGGCGACCACTTCGCCGAGCTGATCGCCGCGGAGAAGCTCGGAGTCGTCGTGCCGCCGACCGACGAGATCGCCCTGGCCGACGCGCTGGAGAAGGTGCTCTTCGACGAGAAGTTCGCCGCCAGCACGCGCCGCAACATCAGCAGGGTGCGCAAGCAGTACGAGTGGCAGAGCGTGCTCGCGCCGCTGGTCGACTTCGTGGCCGCGCCGAGCCATGCCGCCGACCTCGTTGCCAGCGGGGCCGTGCGCGCGTCATCCGGCGCCGCGGAGCGCCGTGTCGCCCCGCGCACGCGCAAGCACGGCCTCCGGCACGATGTCAGCCTGTTCGTGCACTACATGCGCACCGGCGGGCCGCAGGTCGTGGCGAAGAAGGTCAAGAGCCGCCTCGGTCGACGCTTCAAGTGATGCAGGCCGCTCGCGTCTCCGTCGCCCTGTGCACGTACAACGGGGCGGCGTTCATCGACGAGCAGCTGGCGAGCATCGCCGCCCAGGGCGATCTCGTCGCCGAGATCGTCGTGGCGGATGACGGCTCCAGCGACGACACGCTGAGGCGGGTGCGTGCCTTCGGGCAGGCGCTGTTGGAGAGCGGTTCGCCGATCGAGCTGCGCCTGCTGGACGGGCCAGGCGGCCACGGCGTCACCAAGAACTTCGAGCGCGCCGTGTCGGCCTGCCGGCACGAGCTGATCGCGCTGAGCGACCAGGACGATCGCTGGCTGCCCGGCCGGCTGGCGCTGCAGCTGCAGGAGTTCGACGCCCGCCCGGAGCTGCTGCTGCTCTCGGCCGACGCCCGCCTCGTCGACGCCACCGGGCGCCCGCTCGGCGCGACGCTGCTGCAGACCCTCGAGGTGACGGCCGACACGCGCAGCGCTCTGGCCGAGGACCCGTTCGGGACGCTGCTGCGGCGCAACCTCGTCACCGGCGCCACGGTCGTGTTCCGCCGGGATCTGCTGCCGCTGGCGCTGCCGTTCCCACGCGAATGGGTGCACGACGAGTGGCTCGCGATGATGGCCGCCGTGCGCGGGGAGATCGCCCTGCTCGAACAGCCCGTCGTCGACTACCGCCA carries:
- a CDS encoding ABC transporter ATP-binding protein is translated as MTQLQDTARPESGRAPDVVRINDVSKRFVLRKDNSLKERLVTLGRNGRRHREDFWALRGVTTSIQAGHTVALIGHNGSGKSTLLKVIGGIIDPSGGSVERRGRIAALLELGAGFHPDLTGRENVYLNASIMGLSRAVTEERFASILDFSGIGDFIDTQVKFYSSGMYVRLAFAVAVHTDPDLLLVDEVLAVGDEAFQRKCLDKIRSFQEEGRTIVLVTHSLSQVEELCDRAILLNAGEIAYDGDPREAVAKFRDILEDRRVSQIAPGSSEKAREAIVHGATAVAAGRDAEAPLELGDDLEITMDVEHFGSTDDWMVAIQIDNTLGQVVYGTTTKRLGLELGTLSGRRQVRFVLKDNRFGTGKYFVNVSLMERSGRHFADLPQACDFDAAGNILAVGSTYAEPVFTDLSQER
- a CDS encoding ABC transporter permease, giving the protein MSAQDRFDSLAQQKLVTVGSAQSRSALHSIREIFQQREMLSLLVRRDLKSRYKDSALGFVWTLVRPLTQLLIYYIVIGQFLSAARAGGIPDFAIYVFTGLTAYGLLSETIGGGTSSIVGNAGLIKKIYLPREVFPLASVGSALFNFLIQLGILLVATLIAGAFPIHADVFYAIPALMVLLVFGMALGLFFAAVNVYLRDIQYLVEVMLLLLLWASPIVYSWSMVKNAVGDGLLLDIYTNNPITLAVLGFQKAFWTAGSGVAEYPVDLLPRLGIAFVVGLVLLAIAQRVFSKLQGNFAQAL
- a CDS encoding glycosyltransferase family 2 protein, yielding MTRWDHRERTAALARSPLFDLEYYEAQSNEAFQTKKDAAEHFLRHGAAAGYSPTPLYNEEWYGFHTGLLHEAPRFCHMFFHNEPLNTTSPLFDARVYVQKPLRRGGARLISLRDALEQFVAHATPDTVLPVHDFCAGTPTWGEARAEALKTSARYWRRTELNRERFSTEWHSGPLPELPPRAAGSALVSVVMPVRDRATVISAAIESVLAQSYPDWELIVVDDGSTDSTPDVVQRYSERDPRVHLVRGPAAGVCAARNSGIAAAEGRYIAFLDSDNVWVPELLEHSVAALETGNAVAVYAAVEMKKESGENRFLAIHGSRDDLLYGGNFVDLNTLVVRSEAIAEIGGFDESLRRWVDYDLAIRLFALGPVELLPFIGVIYSESTGTGRISTVEAPGWEQVVLSKYLLDWAKIEAAVPARVPGRVSIVIPSYADWRHTLPAVRSVLAHSGNIDIEIVVVDNGSPRSPSEILAAGLLGANQVRLLPLERNTNFALGSNLGFALGTGEYTLFLNCDTEVGEDWLAPLLSALNEAGADGRPVTAVQPLVLNDDGSVQSAGLRFERGEPIPHDLLTVPSEVTEIDGVSGVAMLLRSADFAAVHGFDPIFSNGYDDADFSLRLATAGHADFRVVPNSRVRHFQLFSPGRFAADANNRRLLAARWPELFQPSGHAASRAR
- a CDS encoding glycosyltransferase family 4 protein; this translates as MPLETDTPQKTAALNKVLVITPDSLGVQMAGPAIRAFEMAKALSAVADVRLVSTLQSELQHPDFPVFFASSDELRAHADWSDVIVFQGHVLASFPWLSDERYILVADIYDPMHLEVLEQVKALPEADRLHVSLQTAEVLNAQIERSDYMLCASEKQRDFWLGQLAALCRINPYTYDQDASLRSLLGVAPFGIEDTAPVQVRHGIKGTVPGISESDTVIIWGGGIYNWFDPITLIHAVHALSKTHPDLRLFFLGVKHPNPNVPEMEVSLRTRELAESLGLLDRVVFFNDGWVPYDERANYLLDADLGVSTHFDHLETAFSFRTRILDYLWASLPIVSTDGDTFASIIRDNDLGRVVPPEDIEALRGALEELLYDDERRAVVRENVQRYAQRLRWSTVLEPLIAFCLNPRRAPDIVAGVVSPRQRERKDLATRIAGLEASSSWRVTRPIRWASNRLSRLGRG
- a CDS encoding glycosyltransferase — its product is MSVVLVNFRGTDDTLEAIKHLGLLDWPADRLEIVVVENASGDDSAARIRAGAPHVKLVESKSNLGFAGGCNLGVKASTGEYIALLNNDAKPDAGWVRAAVDRFAESPSVGAVASRVLDWDGKLVDYIGSAMTWFGQGYKPLTAQPVPNQPDRVHDVLFGTGSAMFVRRDVYDALGGFDERYFMFFEDVDLGWRLNLAGYRFVYEPASLAYHKHHASMSAFGSFKESYLLERNALFTQYKNLGDEALAEALPATLALGIRRAVARGELDSTAFDLRKGADDGPTMEVSKQTIAGVFAIDQFVEQLPSLQKSRAEIQASRVVSDNRLWTLFGDTDAPSFQNDHYLEGYDNLVNAFAVTQPPQVNRVLIITGDPLGAKMAGPAIRAWNMAEALAKDNLVTLVTLAGAEDLSAPFAIAHVRPGDDRAMKKLERESDVIVFQGLAMALFESLRKSDKIIVADIYDPMHLEQLEQGREQGAVQWEKQVGDATEVLNEQLLRGDFFLCASERQRHFYLGQLAALGRINPANYADDPDLTKLISVVPFGLNPEFPAQTKPVLKGVLPGIGADDKLLLWSGGLYNWFDPKTLIRAVARLSETHDNVRLFFQGTKHPHPGVPEMGIVAESRALAKELGVLDSAVFFNDSWVDYAERHNYLGEADAGVSTHYDHVETTFSFRTRILDYLWASLPMVVTEGDHFAELIAAEKLGVVVPPTDEIALADALEKVLFDEKFAASTRRNISRVRKQYEWQSVLAPLVDFVAAPSHAADLVASGAVRASSGAAERRVAPRTRKHGLRHDVSLFVHYMRTGGPQVVAKKVKSRLGRRFK
- a CDS encoding glycosyltransferase family 2 protein; this translates as MQAARVSVALCTYNGAAFIDEQLASIAAQGDLVAEIVVADDGSSDDTLRRVRAFGQALLESGSPIELRLLDGPGGHGVTKNFERAVSACRHELIALSDQDDRWLPGRLALQLQEFDARPELLLLSADARLVDATGRPLGATLLQTLEVTADTRSALAEDPFGTLLRRNLVTGATVVFRRDLLPLALPFPREWVHDEWLAMMAAVRGEIALLEQPVVDYRQHGNNQIGVKPPTLANKLRRVLQPRGERNRQLAERAAILADRLADAGLDGPRQAAVQRAAAQKAAFERARADLPPARWRRLPGVLGLLRTGDYRRYASQGTTDVLRDLFQPA